One genomic region from SAR92 clade bacterium H455 encodes:
- the urtB gene encoding urea ABC transporter permease subunit UrtB, with protein sequence MFDGYSGSELMAIFAMQGFAGLILFSVLVLMALGLAIIFGQMGVINMAHGEFMILGAYVTYLTSLFFEAYLPGLSSIYFFVAIVLAFIAAASLGAFVEWALIRRLYKRPLDTLLATWGLSLILQQTYRSVFGAREKGVSLPDWMMGSIPVTDLVEIPINGIIVMGLTLVITFSVYFIMQRSQWGAKVRAVVQNRPMAAAVGINTSIVDRMTFALGCGIAGVAGSAFTMIGSTGPTSGQLYIVDTFMVVVFGGAANLMGTIASAFTISQAQTILEFFMSGSIAKVLTLGMIVGILMIRPQGLFTLKIRR encoded by the coding sequence ATGTTTGACGGATATTCAGGTTCTGAACTAATGGCAATTTTTGCCATGCAAGGCTTCGCAGGACTTATCTTGTTCTCGGTACTGGTGCTGATGGCCCTGGGTTTGGCGATTATCTTCGGCCAAATGGGCGTCATTAATATGGCCCACGGCGAGTTTATGATCCTTGGTGCTTATGTCACCTATCTCACCTCATTATTTTTTGAAGCTTATCTGCCTGGACTCTCGAGCATCTATTTCTTTGTTGCCATTGTTCTCGCGTTTATAGCGGCGGCCAGTCTTGGCGCCTTTGTCGAATGGGCCTTAATACGTCGGCTTTATAAACGTCCTCTGGATACGCTGTTAGCGACCTGGGGTCTAAGCCTAATTCTGCAACAAACCTACCGTTCTGTATTTGGTGCCCGTGAAAAAGGTGTCTCACTACCGGATTGGATGATGGGTTCTATCCCCGTCACTGATCTCGTGGAGATTCCCATCAACGGTATTATCGTGATGGGCTTAACCTTGGTTATTACCTTCTCCGTGTACTTTATTATGCAGCGCTCTCAGTGGGGTGCCAAAGTGCGCGCGGTTGTTCAAAACCGCCCCATGGCTGCTGCTGTAGGTATCAATACCTCGATCGTGGATCGCATGACCTTTGCCTTGGGTTGCGGCATTGCCGGTGTTGCCGGTAGCGCCTTCACTATGATTGGCTCCACAGGTCCAACCTCTGGTCAGCTCTATATAGTCGACACCTTTATGGTTGTAGTCTTTGGTGGTGCAGCCAATCTTATGGGCACCATTGCCTCGGCATTTACCATCTCTCAGGCACAGACAATTCTTGAATTCTTTATGAGTGGCTCGATTGCCAAGGTACTTACTCTAGGCATGATCGTGGGCATTTTAATGATCCGCCCCCAGGGTCTGTTCACTCTCAAGATTCGTCGCTAG
- the urtC gene encoding urea ABC transporter permease subunit UrtC, whose protein sequence is MSNYSKQKFLSPAELGGFIVLALLLFVVLPLSVGDFRLNLIGKYLSYSFVAMGLVLCWGYGGILSLGQGVFFGIGGYCMAMFLKLEASSVANTSIQSTPGIPDFMDWNQLTELPWFWEPFNSLGLSLIAVVLVPGLFAFLIGLAMFKRRVGGVYFAIITQAVAAILTILIVGSQGMTGGINGITDLRTMLGWDIRTDEAKVILYFVCVTFVFICLFICQFVLRSKLGRLLVAVRDTEERVRFSGYNVDNFKIFIFTLAAMLSAIGGALFTLQVGFMSPSFVGIVPSIEMVIFCAVGGRLSLLGAVYGALAVNFAKTTLSEAIPELWLFALGGMFIAVVSIFPNGLMGLYNTYIAAPVNRCYYAAVAFINKDKPAEDEVLTIEETDSTAGVN, encoded by the coding sequence ATGTCTAATTATTCAAAGCAGAAATTTTTATCTCCAGCTGAACTGGGTGGCTTTATTGTTCTAGCGCTACTATTGTTTGTGGTCTTGCCCCTGTCGGTAGGCGACTTTCGATTGAACCTGATTGGCAAATATCTGAGTTATTCATTCGTCGCCATGGGTCTAGTGCTCTGTTGGGGTTACGGCGGTATTTTAAGCCTGGGTCAGGGTGTATTCTTTGGTATCGGCGGCTATTGCATGGCGATGTTTCTCAAGCTTGAAGCCTCGAGTGTCGCCAACACTTCTATTCAGTCCACTCCCGGTATTCCAGACTTTATGGATTGGAATCAGCTAACTGAACTTCCCTGGTTTTGGGAACCGTTCAACAGCTTGGGTCTATCACTGATCGCCGTAGTCTTGGTGCCGGGACTGTTTGCCTTCCTTATTGGCCTGGCCATGTTTAAGCGTCGTGTTGGTGGTGTTTACTTCGCTATTATTACCCAGGCGGTCGCGGCGATTCTGACCATCTTGATTGTGGGTAGCCAGGGTATGACAGGTGGTATTAACGGTATTACCGATCTGCGCACCATGTTGGGCTGGGACATTCGCACCGATGAAGCCAAGGTTATTCTGTACTTTGTCTGCGTCACCTTTGTATTTATCTGTCTCTTTATATGTCAGTTTGTACTGCGTTCAAAGCTTGGACGACTTTTAGTCGCCGTGCGCGATACGGAAGAACGTGTGCGGTTTTCTGGATACAACGTCGACAACTTTAAAATCTTTATCTTCACCCTTGCGGCCATGCTCTCGGCCATAGGGGGTGCACTGTTCACTTTGCAGGTTGGCTTTATGTCACCAAGCTTTGTGGGAATTGTGCCCTCCATTGAAATGGTGATCTTTTGTGCAGTGGGTGGTCGTCTGTCACTGCTGGGTGCTGTTTACGGTGCGTTGGCGGTGAACTTTGCCAAAACTACTTTATCTGAAGCCATCCCCGAACTCTGGTTGTTTGCCCTCGGTGGCATGTTTATCGCCGTTGTCTCGATCTTCCCCAACGGTCTCATGGGGCTCTATAACACTTATATAGCAGCACCAGTCAATCGTTGTTATTACGCTGCAGTCGCCTTTATCAATAAGGATAAACCAGCTGAAGATGAAGTGCTGACAATTGAAGAAACTGACTCAACCGCAGGAGTTAACTAA
- the urtD gene encoding urea ABC transporter ATP-binding protein UrtD, producing MSNKDFVLSVEGLTVSFDGFKAVDDLSFYVEEGEIRVIIGPNGAGKTTVLDLICGRTKSTQGSIKFRGKDLSKMNEHEIVHAGVGRKFQTPSVYEDLTVFENFELSFPRGRSVFGALGFKRDAEVLKAIEETAEMVFLQEYLGMQADLLSHGQKQWLEIGMLLIQQPSLLMLDEPVAGMSVAERKKTAELLLKITKDRSVIVIEHDMNFVKDIADRVTVLHQGKVLSEGGMEHVQNDPKVIEVYLGH from the coding sequence ATGTCTAACAAAGACTTTGTTTTATCGGTTGAAGGATTAACCGTTTCCTTTGATGGTTTTAAGGCGGTTGATGACCTTTCCTTCTATGTAGAAGAAGGTGAGATCCGCGTCATTATTGGCCCCAATGGTGCCGGTAAAACTACCGTCCTCGATTTGATCTGCGGACGTACCAAGTCCACCCAAGGGTCGATTAAGTTTCGCGGCAAAGACCTGAGCAAGATGAACGAGCACGAGATTGTTCACGCCGGTGTTGGGCGTAAATTCCAGACTCCTTCAGTCTATGAAGATCTTACTGTGTTTGAAAACTTCGAACTGTCCTTCCCCCGTGGTCGTTCAGTGTTTGGTGCCCTTGGCTTTAAGCGTGACGCTGAAGTGTTGAAGGCCATTGAAGAAACCGCAGAAATGGTTTTTCTGCAAGAGTATCTGGGTATGCAGGCGGACCTTCTCAGCCACGGTCAAAAGCAGTGGTTGGAAATTGGCATGCTGCTAATTCAGCAGCCGAGTCTGCTGATGCTCGACGAACCAGTAGCCGGTATGTCCGTTGCAGAGCGCAAAAAGACCGCCGAATTGTTGCTCAAAATTACCAAAGATCGCTCGGTGATTGTCATTGAGCACGACATGAATTTTGTAAAGGATATTGCTGACCGGGTAACTGTTCTGCATCAGGGTAAGGTGTTGTCTGAAGGCGGCATGGAGCATGTGCAAAACGACCCCAAAGTCATCGAAGTCTATCTCGGCCATTAA
- the urtE gene encoding urea ABC transporter ATP-binding subunit UrtE, with protein sequence MLKLKDYNVAYGQSRVINDMNLEIGEGEIVALVGRNGMGKTTLLKSLIGMVPHQSGSIMLGGEEIGLMESHQRVASGIGFVPQGRMIFSTMTVTENIITGLTTTGEKKIPEDLYDLFPVLKEMGKRRGGNLSGGQQQQLAIARALASRPKLLILDEPTEGIQPSIIREMVHTLRRIRDERGLSILVSEQVLSFALDVSDRVMVIEKGDIVHQEPSATADQKKIAAYLSV encoded by the coding sequence ATGTTGAAATTAAAAGACTACAACGTTGCTTACGGCCAGAGCCGTGTGATCAACGATATGAATCTAGAGATTGGCGAAGGTGAAATTGTTGCTCTGGTAGGACGCAACGGTATGGGTAAAACCACTCTGCTTAAATCCCTTATCGGTATGGTGCCCCATCAGTCCGGCTCAATTATGTTGGGCGGTGAAGAGATTGGTCTCATGGAAAGTCATCAGCGAGTTGCCAGCGGCATTGGCTTTGTGCCCCAGGGAAGGATGATTTTCTCCACCATGACGGTGACGGAAAATATTATTACTGGACTGACCACCACCGGTGAGAAAAAAATTCCCGAAGATTTGTATGACCTTTTTCCAGTGCTTAAAGAAATGGGCAAGCGCCGGGGTGGTAACTTGTCCGGCGGCCAGCAGCAACAGTTAGCCATTGCCAGAGCCCTGGCCAGTCGGCCTAAGCTGCTGATTTTAGATGAGCCCACCGAGGGTATTCAGCCTTCGATTATTCGCGAAATGGTACATACATTGAGACGCATTCGGGATGAGCGTGGCCTGTCTATTTTAGTCTCGGAGCAGGTGCTAAGTTTTGCCCTGGATGTCTCTGACCGCGTTATGGTGATTGAAAAGGGTGACATAGTTCACCAGGAACCCAGTGCCACTGCAGATCAGAAAAAGATCGCAGCCTATTTGTCTGTTTAA